The sequence below is a genomic window from Saccopteryx leptura isolate mSacLep1 chromosome 3, mSacLep1_pri_phased_curated, whole genome shotgun sequence.
CCACAGCCGGCTGCCACTGGAGTCAGACAAGTCAGCAGAGAAGATGCTGGGGGCTGGAGGGCCACAGCCCAGCGGAGGACCCCCACTCAGAGCTTCCAGCCAGTCCAAGGAGTCCGTGGGGCCTCTGGGAGAAGGGGACGGGGAGTTTGTGGGGGATGGGAGCGAGGAAGAGAAGACAGAtgagaggccttcagagtctggGGAGGGGGACAGCACGTCGAAGGAACCGGGGAAGTCCAGGGGGATAGGGGGTAGCAGGTCTGCAGGAGAAGAAATAGAGCGTGAGTTTAGGAAGGCAGAGACCAGACCCTAACTCCCTAAGGGTTTCCTGTTTCCCGGAGTCCAGATTCTCAGTCTCCTTTACCCAAATCTAGGAGTTTGGCTCTTACCATCAGGCTCCAGCTGATCCTCCAGGATGTCATCGATGCCCCGGTTGGGAAGCAACTGCAAATGGGCAGAAGCGGAGTGAACCTGGGGCTCCAGCCAGAATCTTGACCAGAGACCACTAGCCCACTCCCTCTCACCTGAGCCCTTCGGATGGCTTCCTGCAGCTCCTCCTCCAGAGTCAAGGCTGCTGAGATTGGTGCCGAGGAAGGGGTCAGCGCTGAAGCCGGCGCCAGAGACGGAGCTGGAGCAGCCAGGAGGGTTCCAGCGTCacgaggaagaggaggtgggtcTGATGTTGGGCTTGGCTTGGACTAGACCCCAGAAGAGGGCGTTTCCATAAGTCACGCCCACTCGCGCAACCTCACCCTCTGGCAACCCGCGGCTCTACTCCCTGAATCCTGTTCCGGTCCTTCACTCCTCGAACCCTCCGGCCAAGCCCCTTATTCTTTCATTGgcttctcttccccccttttctcttaaCCACGCCCCCGCGCTTCATTGGCTAGTCATTTCTCTATTATCTTCTCCTCATTGGCCCACACGAGCAGAGTCCCGCTCTCACCGAGCCCTGCCTTCGGGCCGCTATGAGGGCCTTGGGCCTGAGGCGTGGCCAGGGAACACCCGCCAGACAATCCTCACGCCGCGGCTTCTGCCGCTCGCGGGGTGGGGCGCCTCCGCGCATGCGCTCCAGAAGCATCGACTTGGTCCCGGACACCGGGAGGCCCCGCAGACGCAGCTGCTGCCGGAGCTCTGAGACCTGgggcgaggggcggggcggggagaaACCGTGCTGGGTGTGCTCGGGGCGCAGGAAGAGGTTGGGGCTGTATAATTGGAAATGGAGAGAGGAAGGACTGGGGGCCCCAGCTTCTGGATCTCTGATGGGGCAGAGGCCGCAGGGTTAGACTTCTGCGTCCGCACCGAGGGAAAGAGCCAGCCTGGGAAGTTGTTCCCCACACTCACCGTTAGCTCCTCCAGCTTAAGGGTCTGAAGTTCCAGCTTGTGTGGAGGAGGCGAGGAGTTGGAGActtctgggagggagggaggaaggagagtgggctTCATCCTGGCGATAGTCGTGAGGTGGAAACAGCGGTTAGAGGGAGCACACAGAGAAAAGTCTTTATTGGGTCCATAAAGACAGGGACTCGTGAAGATGCAGAAAAATATGGGACCAGAATTCAGGGCCTCCGAGGCAGCAAACCCAGGAGGCTTATTCCTGTGCATGGGAGCAGAGGGGCTGGGGCTCAGACTCCTGAGAACCGAGGGAAGAGGGGCTGGAGTCCTAGGGGAGGAGGGGGCTAAGGTCTGGACTGTCCTGACCTGGGACTTTGGGTTTGAAGAAGGAGGATGCTGGGGGCTTGAAGTTCCTGAAGGAGAGAAACGGGAGTCATACCTTAGAGGTGGCTGCTGTGAGTTTGTCTCTTCCCACAGAGGTGGCCCAGGGGGGCCCATGGCTGACCCTTTGGCCTGGGGGTCTGCCCTAGACCCTTGTCTTGGCTCTGGGGGAGTGTACTGGTCGTATGTCAAGTTCCTCTTGGGTTTGGCCTCCCTCCAATGTTGGGAGATCTTGGGAGACTCCTGAAAAAGCAAGTGTGATGTCATGCGCTTCAGCTTCATTCCAACTTCCCTGCCCCAGAGCCCCAAAAAGGCCAGCAGGAAGAAAGACCAAGGCTAGACCCTCAGGGGGACTTCCCCTCACTCAGGTGGAGACTCACCTCCAGGGACCTCCAAGAGCAGTGTTGTGAGTCAGAGTGCAGGACCCCAGGACTGGAGAGGAAAGGGGCAGGGCCCGAAGGTTGGGCTGAGGTGGGGACCAGAGCTGGGCCTGAGGCTGAGATCCACGGATCTGGATCTGAGGCTGGAGAGGTGGTAAAGGACCCTGAAAGGCCTGCAGGCAGCATGCCAGGCAGGGAAGAATAAGGCTGTGTGGGAAGGAGGGTCTGGAGgcctcagacccccccccccttcagtgTGAGACAAGACCAGGAAGGGAAACCCAAGTGGAGGGATCTGGGTGCCCAGACTTATGGATGTGTGGGTGGAGGTGCTAGAACCCCCTCCTTTTACATTCTCAGGAAAGGCAACAATCCTGTCCTCAGTCACCAATGGGTGTGGCAGTTGAGGACCACAGATTTCTGGGGTTTTGCTGGAACAGGGGTGGGGCTAGCAGTCTGGtcttggggggagagagaagcccaAAGCCACGTCCTGAGGTTCATATGTGTGCCAAATGTGGAGTCTGGGACGTTTTCTTTTGGGTTCATGCATTTCACTGGAGTGGAAAAGCCAAAGAGTTCCTAGGGGTGGGGTGGCAGGAGACTTGTACTCCTGGGACCTCTGAGAGGACAGGATGGGATGAATTTTCATGTATCCTGGGGCGTGGGGACTGAGGCTTGGGAACCAGCAAGAAAGCCTGGCAACTGCACTCTCCAGGGTGCCCCAGGGGTGTGGGGCTGCCACTCCCTCCCTTTCAGGGCCCACACTTACTCGGGTTCTGATACCGTCTGTGGATCCGAAGCTGGAGGACTGTGCAGGGAAGaagggagtgggaggagaaaggcaggaagggagtgtCTGGGAGCCTGGTCTGGCAGGCGGTTCAAGCTCCAGTTGGTTGAATACTATGCCCAGCCCCCTTACATACACCACGGGCAGGCGGGTGGGCAAGCGGCCCGCTCCCTTTCCTGGGCCTCCCGCCTGCTCCCTGCCAGCAGAGCTCCGAGGGCCAGAGCCATTCCAGGGCTAGGTGCCAGCCAGTGTGCGAGCAGGAGGCAGCCCTGCCCCCATCCCCACCTGCCCCCTTTAGGAGTGTGTGCCCACCCCACCCTTGGCACAGTCACCATCTTGGCAGCCTGGCCCATTTGTACCTCGCCTGCTTTTACCCACACACTCTGCTTTGCACATGCTTGCTGCCTGCCCTGTTGCCTCTCAGCCTTTCCACAGTCATCCCCCTGCACGCCCACCTTCAGACACACAATTCCCTGGGCTCTAACTTTACATACACACCACTTTTGTACGGTTGTATGTACCATTTGACACTCTTCACTCTTGGCTCACTCTGTCTTGCCACTCACAAAGTCACATTAACACACTTATTTGCATATTCAGGATTTGGTCCCTTTGCACATTTCTGCCCTTCCTATACTTGCACTCTTGCATACTCCTTGCTCTTTGGTTACTTTGTCTTTGCACCCACCCAACAACACAAGCACACTCATTTGCACACTCAACTACACTTTGCCTACTCAGGAATTGACTTCCACTCAGTTGCACACTTTCCACCTGCACTGGGACCTAAAATACAACTTTGACATTTTCACAGCCTGATAGCTCACTGTCCTCTCACCTACATTCCCACACTGGTCGCTCCGGAGTCTCTGCACTTCGCTTTGCACAAGTGTCAGCTTAAGTCCCTGTTCCTTTGCAGGAACTGATTCCCTGTACACCTGCCCCTAGGCGCCCACTTCCAACTGTTCACATGAACAATACACTAGCCATTTGCACACTCATTGATCCAACACAACTCAACCCCTTTGCTGGGGCCTCCTTAATGCACAAGTGCTCTTTTGCACAGAAAACACATGCCTTGTGGgttccacctccccctcccaccttaCCCGGCACTGCACACTCCCAGATAGAGTATTCCCTGGACCCAGAGAACCCCCTTCCCTACAAGCACAGAGAAGCCTCTCACCAGATCGGAACTTGGAGCGAATGATTTGGGAGCGCTGGGAGGAAGCCGCCAGAGTCATTGCCAAGGCTGGGAATGAGGACCTGGACTGAGGGGAAGGCAGGACTGCCACAGGAGGCAGGGTCAGAACAGAGGTCAAAAGGTTGCCCCTGCACATGAACGCAGCAGGAAAAGAGTCCGAAGgactcacacaggagaggcttTGGGCCATAACTTCTGGATCCTGGGGACGGAGGCTGGGAACCCGGACTCCGCGCCTGAGGAAAGAGGGCCTGGACTCCTGGGGCTGAGAGAGGAGAGGCTGGGGTCCCGGACTTTTAGAGCTAAGGGCCCCAATTCCTGGAGCCTGGGGTAGAAAGGACCTGGGATCTGGGACTGCTGGGTCCTAAGAAGGACACTGGAGCACTGACCCCCTGGGTCTAtgaaaggggaggaaggagaaaggggtgaAGGGTTGGAACTCAATACTCTGAGGGGATTAGAATCTAACATCCTTGATCAAGAGGGGAACGGGATCTGATAGATCCCGGGGACATGAAAAAGTCTCTTCTATCTGCATCTGAGAAGGGAGTGGATGGTGTCAGCTTCATGGCCTGTGGGGAAGGGACTAGGTCCAGAGAGGGGACAGAAGAGGTAAGATGGGTCATCCCACCACCCCAGGGGCTTCTCACCAGGTGGGCTCGGTGTAGCTGTGCTCTGGAGCAGGTGGAGTCCCGCGGTCTAGGCTGAAGACCGCAGGCTCCACCCCACCAGCCTGGGGCCCCCCCTTTTGGGGGCGTGCCGGGAGCCCGTGAAGGCGGGCGGGGAGACCGGAGCCCCGCCTGGGACCCTGAGAAGGGGCGGGAGCACAGGCTGAAAGGAACCGGGGCGGGGCGGACGTCGGGGTTCCCCGGCTCGCTCCTCCTCCGCGTCCTGGGCTGAGGGGTCGGGCAGGACGGCGGCGGGCAGATTGACAGAGGCAGGTGGCGGAGAGTGGCGCCGGGTGAGCAGCAGAGGCAGGTGGTCGCGTCCCGACCCGGCAGGCAGGTGCCACCTGTCGCTTACTTTTTCCCTGACGCAGCAGGAGGAATCGGATTCAAGGGAGTGAAAAGTTCACACCGGAGTCCCggactcctgggtctgagggaggaggggggtaGGGACCTGGATTTCTGGGTTTTAAGGAAAAAGAGCGGGCCTGGACTCCTGGATCTGAGGCAGGAGTGGGCGGGGCCCTGGTTTCCGG
It includes:
- the MAMSTR gene encoding MEF2-activating motif and SAP domain-containing transcriptional regulator isoform X4, which translates into the protein MTLAASSQRSQIIRSKFRSVLQLRIHRRYQNPSLSGSFTTSPASDPDPWISASGPALVPTSAQPSGPAPFLSSPGVLHSDSQHCSWRSLEESPKISQHWREAKPKRNLTYDQYTPPEPRQGSRADPQAKGSAMGPPGPPLWEETNSQQPPLRMKPTLLPPSLPEVSNSSPPPHKLELQTLKLEELTVSELRQQLRLRGLPVSGTKSMLLERMRGGAPPRERQKPRREDCLAGVPWPRLRPKALIAARRQGSSKPSPTSDPPPLPRDAGTLLAAPAPSLAPASALTPSSAPISAALTLEEELQEAIRRAQLLPNRGIDDILEDQLEPDDLLPPIPLDFPGSFDVLSPSPDSEGLSSVFSSSLPSPTNSPSPSPRGPTDSLDWLEALSGGPPLGCGPPAPSIFSADLSDSSGSRLWDLLEDPW
- the MAMSTR gene encoding MEF2-activating motif and SAP domain-containing transcriptional regulator isoform X3; this encodes MAQSLSCSRSSFPALAMTLAASSQRSQIIRSKFRSVLQLRIHRRYQNPSLSGSFTTSPASDPDPWISASGPALVPTSAQPSGPAPFLSSPGVLHSDSQHCSWRSLEESPKISQHWREAKPKRNLTYDQYTPPEPRQGSRADPQAKGSAMGPPGPPLWEETNSQQPPLRMKPTLLPPSLPEVSNSSPPPHKLELQTLKLEELTVSELRQQLRLRGLPVSGTKSMLLERMRGGAPPRERQKPRREDCLAGVPWPRLRPKALIAARRQGSSKPSPTSDPPPLPRDAGTLLAAPAPSLAPASALTPSSAPISAALTLEEELQEAIRRAQLLPNRGIDDILEDQLEPDDLLPPIPLDFPGSFDVLSPSPDSEGLSSVFSSSLPSPTNSPSPSPRGPTDSLDWLEALSGGPPLGCGPPAPSIFSADLSDSSGSRLWDLLEDPW
- the MAMSTR gene encoding MEF2-activating motif and SAP domain-containing transcriptional regulator isoform X2; translated protein: MAQSLSCVSPSDSFPAAFMCRGNLLTSVLTLPPVAVLPSPQSRSSFPALAMTLAASSQRSQIIRSKFRSVLQLRIHRRYQNPTSDPDPWISASGPALVPTSAQPSGPAPFLSSPGVLHSDSQHCSWRSLEESPKISQHWREAKPKRNLTYDQYTPPEPRQGSRADPQAKGSAMGPPGPPLWEETNSQQPPLRMKPTLLPPSLPEVSNSSPPPHKLELQTLKLEELTVSELRQQLRLRGLPVSGTKSMLLERMRGGAPPRERQKPRREDCLAGVPWPRLRPKALIAARRQGSSKPSPTSDPPPLPRDAGTLLAAPAPSLAPASALTPSSAPISAALTLEEELQEAIRRAQLLPNRGIDDILEDQLEPDDLLPPIPLDFPGSFDVLSPSPDSEGLSSVFSSSLPSPTNSPSPSPRGPTDSLDWLEALSGGPPLGCGPPAPSIFSADLSDSSGSRLWDLLEDPW
- the MAMSTR gene encoding MEF2-activating motif and SAP domain-containing transcriptional regulator isoform X1, which produces MAQSLSCVSPSDSFPAAFMCRGNLLTSVLTLPPVAVLPSPQSRSSFPALAMTLAASSQRSQIIRSKFRSVLQLRIHRRYQNPSLSGSFTTSPASDPDPWISASGPALVPTSAQPSGPAPFLSSPGVLHSDSQHCSWRSLEESPKISQHWREAKPKRNLTYDQYTPPEPRQGSRADPQAKGSAMGPPGPPLWEETNSQQPPLRMKPTLLPPSLPEVSNSSPPPHKLELQTLKLEELTVSELRQQLRLRGLPVSGTKSMLLERMRGGAPPRERQKPRREDCLAGVPWPRLRPKALIAARRQGSSKPSPTSDPPPLPRDAGTLLAAPAPSLAPASALTPSSAPISAALTLEEELQEAIRRAQLLPNRGIDDILEDQLEPDDLLPPIPLDFPGSFDVLSPSPDSEGLSSVFSSSLPSPTNSPSPSPRGPTDSLDWLEALSGGPPLGCGPPAPSIFSADLSDSSGSRLWDLLEDPW